AAAGCGTGCGTTGGAAGCAGAGAAGTATATTCTAAACCAACCAGGTGTTGAAAAGATGCAATATTCCATCGGAGGTAGTAATCCTATGGGCGGTGCGGGTGCATCCACCTCAGGCCTATTCTATATAGAATATAATACCAATACTAAGAACTTCGAAGATGTTCAGAAGGAACTAGTTGAAAGTTTACACAAGGAAGTTCCTGAAGGCGTATGGACAACCCTTGATATGACTGGCGGAATGGGCGGTGGCGGTCTCAGCGTTAGCGTATTCGGTGACAGCCTAGATGATATCAAGCCGATATCAGATCAAGTTCTAAAGCTCGTACAGGATGATTCAGACCACTTCGACAAAGCGAAGACTAGCCTATCCACTTCCTACGATCAATATACGATTGTAGCTAATCAGGAGAAGTTGAGTTCACTTGGTCTTACAGCAGGACAGATTGCCATGAAACTGAGCCCTGTTCGTGAGCGTCCCGTTCTAACTGAAATAGAAGTCGATGACAAAAATTATAAAGTTTACATTGAAACAGACACTGCTGATTATAAAAATATCAATGAGATCAGTAATGAGACTATTGTTTCTCCACTAGGTATAGAAGTTCCTATCAAGGACGTAGCCAAGGTGGAAAAAGGAGTCTCACCTAACTCCATCACACGTACAGATGGTAAAATGGCTGTTTCTATTACGGCTAATATCATCACCGCAGATGTAGGTAGCGCTTCTACGAATCTAGAGGCTAAAATTAAAGAAATCAGTAAACCTGATGGAATCGAAATTACATTTGGTGGATCGACGGAACAAATTAACGACACCTTCACACAGCTTGGTCTTGCCATGGCTGCCGCTATTGCTGTTGTATACTTTGTGCTCGTCGTAACTTTCGGTGGTGGTCTCGCACCATTTGCCATCCTGTTCTCTTTACCATTCACAGTGATCGGCGCACTCGTCGGATTGTTGCTTGCTAAGGAAACACTGAATGTGTCTTCCCTTATGGGTGCGCTTATGCTCATTGGGATCGTGGTCACGAATGCCATCGTTCTCATTCACCGCGTTATTCATAAGGAACAAGAAGGCATGTCTACCCGTGAAGCATTACTCGAAGCAGGTGGAACACGTCTTCGTCCAATCCTGATGACAGCATTAGCTACCATTGGTGCATTGCTGCCACTTGTTACTGGACTTGAAGATAGTGCAGGGATCATTTCCCGTGGACTCGGAATTACCGTTATCGGCGGTCTAATCAGTTCTACATTGTTAACATTGGTCATTGTACCGATTGTCTATGAGTTCTTGATGAAATTCAGGAAACCTAAAGTACAGGATTAATCACCAGTCAACATTTCACATAGTGAAAACTTAACCTTTCTTATATTGTAAATAAAGACGCGTCCTCTTTCCTTCTGGGAAAGGTAGACGCGTCTTTTCTATGTATCGTCCGTATATCAGATCCCATTCATGATAAACTAACTTATATCCATCCATGGAACTCAAGATCGTGAAGGAGTTATACATTATGATCACAACGGTGACTTTAAATGCAGCTATAGATATTACCTATACCGTATCTAACTTCAATATTGACACTCTACATAGAGCACATGAATACCTAGCCGTTCCTGGCGGCAAAGGTGTGAATGTTGCACGTGTAGTCCATGCTTTAGGTGAAGCCGTGACTACAACAGGTTTCGTTGCAGGCTACAATGGCGCTGCTCTACTCGCAGGCCTAAAGAAAGAATCCATTCCTACTGATTTCCTGACCCTTACGAATGGCGAATCAAGACGTGCCTTGACCATTCTAGATCCTATACAAGGTACTCAAACTGAGCTTATTGAAGTTGGTCCCTCCATTACCGAGACAGACGTACAGCAACTACGTCTAAAAATTGAACAATTAGCCAAATCCTCTAACTGGATTGTCTTCTCAGGTAGCTTACCCTCAGGATGTCCCCCATGGATCTATGCCGAGCTCACCGAGATTGCCCATCGTCATGGAGCAAAGGTTGGTCTGGATGCCAGCGGCGAAGCTCTTCGTGAAGGTCTTCATGGAAGGCCCGATCTAGTGAAGCCGAATGAGCATGAATTAGCAGAACTGATAGGAATGCCTCTCGCTAATCATGCATCTGCCCTTCAAGCTATGTCTTCCCTCATCAACGATAGCACGTCGCTTGTTGTTGTGTCCTTAGGAGCGCGCGGCGCACTCGCTGTATCAGCTAACCATCAGTATCATATTCACATCCCTCAGGTAGCGGCTATCAATCCTGTAGGTAGTGGGGATGCCATGATGGCCGGGCTCGTGTCCGCTCTTTATCGAGGAAAGAACATCCACGATATCCTTCTGCTTGGTGCGGCCTGCGGGACCGCCAACACACTGCATAAGATGGCTGGAAAGGTTACGTTGGAAGATATAGGTGTTGTTCAACAAGACATAAAGATTACGACGACTCGTTCATTATGAACATGAGGATAGACGACTCCTCGACCCAAAAGGACAGTATTCGTTGACCAATGCAATATGGATGGAGGGTTAACCTTTAATCCATGTTGCAACAAAAAAAGCCGGTACCTTTCCTTCTCAAGGTTCCAGCTTTCAGACTACT
The nucleotide sequence above comes from Paenibacillus sp. IHBB 10380. Encoded proteins:
- a CDS encoding 1-phosphofructokinase family hexose kinase, whose product is MITTVTLNAAIDITYTVSNFNIDTLHRAHEYLAVPGGKGVNVARVVHALGEAVTTTGFVAGYNGAALLAGLKKESIPTDFLTLTNGESRRALTILDPIQGTQTELIEVGPSITETDVQQLRLKIEQLAKSSNWIVFSGSLPSGCPPWIYAELTEIAHRHGAKVGLDASGEALREGLHGRPDLVKPNEHELAELIGMPLANHASALQAMSSLINDSTSLVVVSLGARGALAVSANHQYHIHIPQVAAINPVGSGDAMMAGLVSALYRGKNIHDILLLGAACGTANTLHKMAGKVTLEDIGVVQQDIKITTTRSL